The window TTgctgattattttaaatttgattgaaaattaaagAGTTGAGCATGTTAGTTACactttaaaatatgttttcatcTAATGTTGCAAATATTAATGCCAACTTATGTTCAGTCCCAGTCCTTAATGGCTCTAACTTTAAGGATTGGAAGGAGAACATTCAACTGATAGTTCTCGGTTGCATGGACATGGACCTTGCGATACAGACAGAGCAACCCACTACTCCTACGGTTATTAGCTCTCCTGAAGAGAAGACTAAATTTGAGAAATGAGAACGCTCTAACCGCATGAGTCTTATGATCATAAAGCGTGCAATTCCGGAGGTGTTTAGGGGTGCTGTGTCTGAAGACACCACCAATGCTAAAGATTACCTTGCAGAAATTGAAAAGCGCTTTGTTAAAAGCGATAAGGCTGAAACAAGCACTATTCTTAAGAGCTTGATTTCAATGAAGTATAAGGACAATGGTAATATAAGGGAGTACATCATAGAGATGTCTAATCTTGCATCAAAACTTAAGGCGCTAAAGCTTGATTTGCATGAGGATTTACTTGTGCATCTCATTCTGATTTCTCTTCTAGTTCAATTCAACCACTTTAAGGTCAGTTTTAACTGTCAGAAAGAAACGTGGAACTTGAATGAACTAATTTCTCATTGTGttcaagagaaagagagattaaAGCAAGAAAGGACAGAATGTGCTCATCTGGCAAGCACCTCTAAGGATAagggaaagaaaagaaagaatgtTGATGCTGCTCAGGGTCCAAAAGCAAAGAAAAAGGTTAACAATGACTATTTCTTTTGCAATAAGGCTGAACATCTAAAGAAGGATTGTACTAAATATCGTGCATGGCGCGAAAAGAAAGGTACATTTCTTAATCTGGTTTGTTCTGAAGTTAATTTAGCATCAGTACCTGGAAATACTTGGTGGTTAGACTCCGGTGCTACTACTAACATCAGTATTTCAATACAGGGTTACCTGAGCTACCGAAAGCCAAGTGATGCTGAAAGACGTATCTTTGTGGGCGATGGAAAATCAGTAGAAGTTGAAGCAATTGGACACTTTAGATTGTTGCTTAGTTCTGGTTTCTATTTGGACTTAAAGGATACTTTTATTGTACCTTCGTTTAAACGAAATTTGGTTTCTATTCGTTATTTGGACAAACATGGTTATTCCAGTTTGTTTGGAAATGGTCAATTTAAGTTATCTATTGGTACTTCGGATGTTGGAACCGGTTCATTAATGCATTATTACaatctttatttaattgataaattgcTTTATATAATGAAACCCTGAATGTGGAATCAAGGGGTACTAAACGAaagctaaataataataaatcggGTACATTATGGCACAAATGCTTAGGTCACATCTCTAGAAATGGAGTTGAACGTCTTGTGTCAGATGAGATTCTAAATTCCATTGATTTTACGGATTTTAATGTCTgtattaaatgtattaaaagaaaacaaaccaAAGATAGAAAATTGAATACATATAGAGCTACAAAAATACTTGAGTTGATACATACAAATTTTTGTGGGCCATTTCCGACTCCGTCTTGGAATGGTCAGCGATATTTCGTATCATTCATAGACGATTTCTCTAGATATGCatacatttttcttattaaagAAAAGGCTCAAACATTGGATGTGTTCAAGTcatttaaggttgaagttgaaaatcaactcaacagaaagataaataaagttaaatccGATCGTGGTGGTGAATACTACGATCGGTATGACGGTTTAGGTGAACAACGTCAAAGACTTTTCGCTAAATACCTAGAAAGACGAAACCGTACTTTACATGATATGGTGAGGAGTATGGTTAGCCATTCATCCTTACCAAAGTCACTTTGGGGTGAAGCACTAAAGACTGCAGCATACATTTTGAATAGAGTGCCAACAAAAGCAACGACTAAAACCCCTTATGAGCTTTGGTCAGGGCAAAAACCCGGTCtaaaacattttcatgtttGGGGATGTCCAGTAGAGGCAAAGCCTTATAAGCCTCGTATGGATAAATTGGACCCCAAAACAGTTAGTAGTTACTTTATTGGCTATTCTGAATGATCAAGGgactataaattttatgatcccaACTTAAAGTCAATTTTTGAGACAAGAATAGCTGTATTCTTTGAGGATGTTGAGTTTGGGGTGAAGAATCAAATAAAGGATTTTGTCTTTGAAGAAGAGTCAACTTCTAATTTGGTTAACAAGGAGTTGACTCCTATTCCGATTTATATGGACAATGATCAAGATTCTCATCTGATCATTGATAATATTGGAATAATTCCAGAAAATCAAGACGATGTTGATCTCCTAGAGGTaaaaactcaacaacctcaagaaaAAAGTATTATTGAAGAACAAGTGCCATTACGGCGATCCACAAGAGTAAGGAGAAGTACTATGTCGGATGAATATGTATTTCTCAAGAACATGATGACAATCTTGGCATTATGGAATATGATCCAATAAACTTTCATCAAGCCATAGATAGTTCTAATTCAGCAAAGTGGATTGATGCAATGAATGAAGAGTATAAATCTATGCAAGACAATAAAGTTTGGGAACTTGTCCCATTACCAGAAGGGGTGAAGCCTATTGGATGTAAatagatttttaaaaccaaacgggATTCTAAAGGTAATGTGGAAAAGTATAAAGCACGTCTTGTGGCTAAATGTTTTACTCAAAAATACGGGATTGATTATAAAGACACTTTTTCTCCGGTTTCAACTAAAGACTCTTTTAGAACAATCATGGCACTCGTTGCacattttgatatggagctacatcaaatggatgtaaagacaacatttctcaatggagaaattgatgaaacaatttatatggtgcaaccagaaAACTTTGTGTTAGGAGATTCAAGgaatatggtttgcaaattaaagaaatccATCTATGAGCTCAAACAAGCGTCTCGTCAGTGGTACCATAAATTTCATGAGGTAATTCTCTCATTTGGCTTTGGAGggaatttaattgatgattgtgtgtATCACAAATTCAGTGGGAgtaaacatatatatctaattttatatgttgatgacatgttacTTGCCTCAAATGATATAGTCTTATTGCACCAAACTAAGACTTTTCTATCGAGAAATTTCGAGATGAAAGATCTACGTGAGACCTCATTTGTATTAGGGATCCAAATACATCAAGATCGTTCTCGAGGAATTCTTGTATTGTCACAGATGAGCTATATCAATAAAGTACTTAAAAGATATGGCATGCAAGATTGTAAATTAGGAAATACCCCGGTCGCTAAgggagacaaatttagtcttcAACAATGCCCTAAAGGAAATTTGGAAATTCAAGAAATGCAAAAGATTCCATATGCTTCGGCAATTGGAagtctaatgtatgctcaagtTTTTACGCGTCCAAATATTGCGTACATAGTTGGCGTATTAGGAAGATATTTGAGCAACCCAGGTTTGGATCATTGGAAGGCAACTAAAAGGGTTATGAGATATCTAAATAGAACTAGAAGTTACATGCTCACATATCGGAGGTTGGATAATCTGACTCTTATTTTGCGGGATGCCAATATAGTTTAAGATCCACTTCGGGCTATGTATTCTTGTTGGCTGGTGGAGCGATCTCTTGGAAGAGTTCCAAACAGGGACTTACAACTTCCTCCACCATGGAAGCAGAGTTTGTAGCATGTTATGAGGcatcaaatcaaacaatatgACTAAAGAATTTTGTCACTTAGTTGCGTATTTTGAAAAGGATTGAAAGACCCCTTAGGTTATTTTGTGACAATAATTTAGCTGTGTTATATTCGAATAACAATAGGAGCTCGACTAAGTCAAAACATATCGATATAAAGTTCCTAGTTGTGAAGGAAATGGTACAAAGTTGTCAAATTTCTATAGAACACTTGGGTACAAACTCCATGATAGTTGATCCCTTGACAAAGGGTCTGCCGcctaatgtctttcatgaacaCACTACTAACATGGATGTTTTAGAGATGGATGATCTCTAGGTTAAGTGGGAGTTTGTAAATTTAGTTGTCTTTCAATTtgttttatggatatttatgTAATTCAGTTTCTGATCAGATAAAGTATTGTACGGTTTATTGAATTTTGTacaataaagttaaggtagaaccagttgaaaattgacattaaTAGATCACCTTGTATGTAATTTTTCATGCCACAAATTCATgattaatctatgtcatttagtCATATTGATATTTGTGAGCATTGAAGGTTTAGTTGTGATTGATATAACGAAGACCGCCTTGATCCTTGTTAATATGATTAATGGACGAGATTGTTAATGTTCTCGAAATCGATGACAATACTGTGCACAATAAggatatattattcattttttttaaatatatatgtccagtgggagattgttagaatttaaagggacatttatatatttaaatggatatatatggtcattgattataataattcaatattatgTGATCTAAGGATGTTTGAGATTTGACTTAAGGAcgttattgttatgaatgttaaattgtggataccttgcggtatttctaatttgatgagGGGCCAAATTAGAAATTAGCATAATAAGACAGTTATGACGGTTATGGTCCCCAAAAGGCagaagaaattataaaagggagattagttgataaaaaaaataagaacaaacttatttttatcatactctctctctctctgaatCCCCATCATCGGAGAAATAAGACTAAAGGATTTCTGCCATTTTTAAAGACAATCTCATCTAATCATGTCTAAGGAACCAGGGAACCAGGTATATATATTCCGCTTTTGTCTTTCATATCTCAGGAACAAAAATGAAGATCTAGGGTATTATAGTTTATGATTTACGTTTATtatggaattattttaattaattccaaCAGCTCGTGCTTATGGCTGTGTCGTTGTGTACGAAATGAGCACCATCGCCTCGATCGCTCATGGTTGTCTTCGTCGTTGTGTGGTTGTTTTCGCCGTTGTGTGTTAGGGTTTGAGTTTAGaaagaaggaggagaagaccGAGAAAAAAGAGAActagaaagaaaaaatgagaaaaaatgaggaaattataataaatattaagggTATTTTTGACTTTTCACGTGGCGTTGCGTGCGTCACGTGAAggggtattttcgtccaaaagGATATTTTTGCAAGGTTTGTGGGGGCACTTGTCATTTCCCCTGATTAAAGGCATTATAAGATcctttcatcaaatttcccatttgATAAGGctatttcaataaatttaaacttcTCAAATATTATAGCTTATCAAAGTAACGCATGCCGCATTGCCGCTTATCTTCTACAAAAGTTGCAAACCCACCGCCGCTAGGGTTTCTTTAGGTTTTCACAATCATCCCTATATAAAGTCGTTATCTCGTCTTCAATGATCCAAGCCTCCGCCTTTCTTTCTCAAACATGAGGTATAGAATACATATTAATGTTCATCTTTAACCTTTGATATCAATTCTTCCGTTTTTGTTTACTATCGTTATCTCTGCACGATCTCTCCCGGGCTTCTCAGAAAGATTTTGTATTGACGATGTAAGCCCCAATGATTGTGCTAGATATATTGCCGTCAAGTGTTGCAGTTTAGCATTTTTTGAATTGCTAATTTTGTGTCAAATCGACTgctacatttatatttattcaaatctaCGATCTTTATATGTTCCTTGGCTATGATTCAAAACTATCCGCGCTTCTGAGAGTAATCAATGAAGCATAAAATCACAATGGTTGAATTTCTTGATATGAgccaatatttattattgattttgaaattGCTATGATGATATATCTTCAGCTTTAACGCCAGTTCTGCTTCAGAAAATTCGTGATTGATAGAGCTGCAAAATGTAACTGagctttattttgtttttcaaagaTACTTCCTTtctatattttgtattatcatCTTCTTGTTGCCCCTGATGATATAATTCATGTTTTTGAGGTGTAGAAGATCTAGGACCCTGTTTTGCAGGGAGAACCTCCTTAGTGAACCTACATTTAAATGAGATTAATGAATTTAACTGAGGCTTATTTGTTCTAATATTTGTCAATTGAGTTTTACTATACTCTTAATCCTTATGAAATGGTGGATATAGGGTCTGAATAACTCATAAATTGGGTGTTGTCTATCAGCTTTTACCCTCAAAATTTCACGGGTTTTGAGTTAAATAACAGCACTAGATTTCTTAGTATTAAGATTAGTTTTGCCAATGATGctataattcatttaattgagGTGTTGATGATCCAGGACCCTGTTTACAGGGAGAACCTCCTTGGTGAATCTACATTCATATGATATTACTGAATTTTACTGAGGCTTAGCCATTGTTTAGAACAATTTCTAGAATCTACAGAATGATaggttatttttcaaattttgtggGCCCATATAATGTAAATGGTCCTGGATCTGCTGTTACATTATGTGTGCCCTTAAATGTTATCTCTATCAAATTGAGCTAATAATTTACACATAAAATGTGGTTTGGGTCACCCCAATTTTTTTGTATGTAAAATAAGCTCACTTTGATGCCCTGTAAGCAGATCCTCTTCCGTTTCAAATAGCCTTTTTTCAGACATTGGATGTTTGCtgttacataattaaaattgcTTAATGCCAACATCAGACAAGTGTTTCTCCAAAAGGGTCACATCTGAGGGCACACATTTGTCTAACCGCAGATCCTCACCCGTCAGACATTGGAAGCTTGctattatgaattaaaattgcTTAATGCCAACTCTTAAAGTGATAAGTGAGCAAGCAATTGACTCAGGCTTTGTTGATTCTTAAGAATTACCCAAAAGATTTCATTTTATGCCTACAAATTGTGCTGAGAAAGTTTCCTAAATGCAGAGAAAAGATTAGATGCAGACAAATTATTACAAGAATGTTTTGTTGGGAAAGTATTAGTGACTGTAAACAAGTTGATTGATCTTAAATTTGTTGTTTCCATTGTGAAGGATTGGACAATCTATTGTACAAAATCATATTaatgtttttccaaaaaaatcatattaatgcAAGGCTACACTTTCTCCAAATTCTATATTGATGCCATGAGCCGAGATTATTCGAAAGGAGAAAACATAACTAAGGACTTTACAGATGAGACAAGCCAAACATTTTGGAAAAACGAACGAGAAACCGAGTGGCCAAAGAGATGAGCCAAAATTGATGGAAAGtcgataataaaatatattcgaTTTCTAAAGAGATTATGtaaaagtgaaaaattaataaaaaaggaaaagagtCTATTGGAGGAACAATGAAACATATTCCAATTGTAgctaagaaagaaaaaaatgaaagtcGACGAAGTAAATTTAACTAGAAACGGGTTAGACTTCCAACCGACGTTCATGAAGACTATCCCGAACATCAGCTAAGGGGGCATGAACGCCACAGCCGAAAGGACGAAATATTTAGATCCAAGTGCCAcaaatgaagaagataaacGCCAACATCTCCATCTGGTAGATACTCATGTATTCAATAGAGAATCGTCACACAATCCTTATACAGTTGAGCAAGGAGAATGTATCAGCAAACACGACTCTAGATGAATTGGTAGCCATGATCACCAAAAATGCGGAATGTCTAATGGACGGCTTCAAAGATATTGACTTATCAACATTTGGATCAAGTCACGCTAAAGCATTGTACATCTTAATTCACATAGAAAGAAAGACAATTTCGATGTCTCTAACTGAAAACGGATAAACATTGAAAATCTATCCTTGGAAGACATTATAGCGCATTTCAGTTCAAAAGGATAGAATCACTCTTTCTGACCTTTGCGTACGTGGATTCGATAGTTCGTAAAGGGAATTCATGAGAAACTTAAGAACAACCATCAAAGTGAAAGGTGTGCCTTTTGATACCGTTTTCTGCTTGATTGACATGCAACCCTCGTACAATGTAATTTTGGGTTGACCCTAGCTTCATCAAGCCAAAGGTGTCATCCACTCTACATCTAAAAGTGCGCTTCTACAACAAAGATAAGATAAtcactataaaaggagaagtGTATGTGGTTGAAGGACTAGGGGCATCACACGTAGGGTCAAATGTTGAGCTGAATGACTTTGAGATCAGCTCGATATTCATGACATGTAAGAATACTTCATCAGCTACCAATTTCCATATTTTTCGTTTTCCGATATGCTGTATGATGCGTAAGATGAATAATTTTATGGGAATGAGTTTATGTCCAAATGGTGAAGGCATTCCCACTCCGATAGACTTTGGCGTGAATAAGGAAAAGTTCGGACTCGAATACCAACAAACGAAACAAAGAGAACAAGGAGATGTAAAGCACTTGATCCGCATATTCCGATCTCTCCCATACTTAATGGTCACTTCGTTAGGGAATGAGGAGATATGTTTTGTTTTAACTTCCCCGAGCCTTTCATTAACCTTTTTTCTCTTAAACATTATCCTGCTTTTGAAATCTTTTCTGATTTCcctttttaaatataatctcTATGCTTATGTGATTAGGAAAAAACTGGCGGACTAGAAGGACACGATCGAGGACCTATCAAAGCTCTTCGTGGAGGAAAAACCCAACCTCAGAGCAACAAAAGGAAGAACTAAGGAGGTTTCACCCCAAGGTGCCCAAGGGGAAACTCCAACAACATTAATACTCACTAATTCAGATGTTTTCGACGAAAAAGAAGATACTCATGCGTCTAAGAGAATATCCGATGGTACGAAGGCTTGCATTTTTTAGAGAGGAGGGATAATTTTAGAAGAGATTGTCTTAGATCGCTTATTTAAAAAAGTCATTCCTCTCTACCTCTTTCTAATCATGAACTTATAACCgataataatgtttttgttaatgaaGAATTTGTTTATGAGTATACGCTTTGTTATAATGCATCATCTTATGGCCAAAGAAATGTCTTTTGAAATGAAACGTTATTTAGAAAATGAAAACGAAGTTGTCTCTTCAACCAAAAATCATTGAAGTCAAGCAAAAACTTTGACGCATGATAAAGAACTTGTTGATAAAGTGAAAGAAGAGGTGCAAAAACAATTGGACGCAGGATTCCTCGAGGTTGTCGAGTACCCCGATTGGGTTGCTAATGTCGTTCCACTAGCTAAAGAGAATGGGAAAATCCGAGTATGCATTGATTATCGTGACCTCAATAGGGAAAGTCCAAAAGATAACTTCTCATTACCTTACATCAATGTGTTGGTCGATCACGCAATCGATCATAGACTATTGTCATTCATGGACAGGTTCTCTAGATATAATTAAGTACTAATGGTGCCAAAGGATAAGATAATTACCACATTCATAACTACTATTCCTACATCGAATCATGAAATATCAACTACTATTAAACCCCAAGAAATGCGCGTTCAGAGTAACTGAGGAAAACATGTTAGGTTTTTAGATCACTCAAAGAGGCATATAGATAGACCCTGGAAAAATCGATGTCATCACAACCATGCAAGCTTCACGAAGTGAAAGAGAGGTTCGAGGATTCTTGAGGAAGATTTAGTACATCAGTTGGTTCATCATTAGGTTGACAATGACTTATGATCCATTGTTTAAGTTTCTCAAAATGAATCATGTGTTCGTTTGGGATGAGGCATGTCAACATGCTTTCTAAAGGTGAAGGATTACCTCAAGTCACCACCCATTTTTATGCTGCCAAAGTTGGGAGTGCCATTAATCTTGTACCTAATGGTAACAGAAAATGCAATGGGAAGCAAGCTTGCCCGAGAAAATAAGGATAAAGTCAAAGTGGCGGTCTACTACGTAAGCAAGAGGATGACGGCTCATGAACTCAATTGCTCATCAGTTGAAAATATGTGTTGGGCGCTTGCATGTGTAACTAAAAGACTAAAGCACTACATGCAAGCACATACGATCAAACATGTGTCAATGCTTGATCTGATCCTCTTTGTATTTCAACGAACTGCTATCCCAAAAATTAGCCAAGTGAATGATGATGATCTTAGAGTACGACATCACGTACATAGTGTGGTAGCTGACTTTCTAGTCGATAATCCCATTGATATCGAGGAAGAGGATGATTTATCATTTCCGGATGACGAGATTATGATAACTGAAAATGACTCATGGCGGCTCATGTTCGACGGAGTTTAAGGCAAACAAGGGTATGACATCAGAATTCTTCTCATAGATTCATCCAGAATGTATAACCCTACTTCGATAAAGCTTGAATATCCGATCACCAATAATAAAGCCGAGTATGAGGCATGCCATATAGGGATGAAACTTGCATACGAGAAAGGAGCCAGGGAATTAGAAGTGATCAATGATTCTAACCTTGTCATATGCCAAGCAAACCGTGAATGACAAGTGAAAGGAGA is drawn from Impatiens glandulifera chromosome 3, dImpGla2.1, whole genome shotgun sequence and contains these coding sequences:
- the LOC124930060 gene encoding uncharacterized protein LOC124930060, whose product is MSTCFLKVKDYLKSPPIFMLPKLGVPLILYLMVTENAMGSKLARENKDKVKVAVYYVSKRMTAHELNCSSVENMCWALACVTKRLKHYMQAHTIKHVSMLDLILFVFQRTAIPKISQVNDDDLRVRHHVHSVVADFLVDNPIDIEEEDDLSFPDDEIMITENDSWRLMFDGV